In Pseudomonas alcaliphila JAB1, a single window of DNA contains:
- a CDS encoding TerC family protein: MTALEPFLFADFLGTATWLWLVFIAVVISLLAFDLGVLHRDNREIGVRESLMLSAGYITAGLLFGVWVFFQKGGDASMDYLTGFLIEKSLSMDNVFLMAMIFSFLGIPRQYQHKVLFWGIMGVLVLRAIMIGLGAALIHEFAWILYVFGAFLFFTGIKMLFAKLDDAPDLENNVLVKFLRKHLRVTDELHGQRFFVRQDDGQGRSVLWVTPLFLALILIECADLVFAIDSVPAIFAITQDPFIVYTSNIFAILGLRALYFALAALIHRFAYLKYALALVLVFIGAKIFLVGIIGKIPAVVSLSVTLVLLVGGVLLSLYKTRGQPPAKI, encoded by the coding sequence ATGACTGCCCTAGAACCGTTCCTCTTCGCCGACTTCCTCGGCACGGCCACCTGGTTGTGGCTGGTCTTCATCGCTGTCGTTATCTCCCTGCTGGCCTTCGATCTTGGCGTGCTGCACCGCGATAATCGCGAAATCGGCGTGCGTGAAAGCTTGATGTTGTCAGCTGGCTACATCACTGCAGGCCTGCTGTTCGGCGTCTGGGTGTTCTTCCAGAAAGGCGGCGACGCCAGCATGGATTACCTCACCGGTTTTCTGATCGAGAAATCGTTGTCGATGGATAACGTGTTTCTCATGGCCATGATCTTCAGCTTCCTGGGTATTCCAAGGCAGTACCAACACAAGGTGCTGTTCTGGGGAATCATGGGCGTGCTGGTGCTGCGCGCCATCATGATCGGCCTGGGCGCTGCGCTGATTCACGAGTTCGCCTGGATTCTCTATGTATTCGGCGCCTTCCTGTTCTTTACCGGCATCAAGATGCTGTTCGCCAAGCTCGACGATGCGCCGGACCTGGAGAACAACGTGCTGGTGAAGTTCCTGCGCAAGCATCTGCGCGTGACCGATGAGCTGCACGGCCAACGCTTCTTCGTGCGTCAGGACGATGGCCAGGGCCGCAGCGTGCTGTGGGTGACGCCGCTGTTCCTGGCGCTGATCCTGATCGAGTGCGCCGATCTGGTGTTCGCCATCGACAGCGTGCCGGCGATCTTCGCCATCACTCAGGACCCGTTCATCGTCTACACCTCGAACATTTTCGCCATCCTCGGCCTGCGCGCCCTGTACTTCGCCTTGGCTGCGCTGATCCACCGCTTCGCCTACCTCAAGTACGCGCTGGCGCTGGTGCTGGTATTCATTGGCGCGAAGATCTTCCTGGTCGGCATCATCGGCAAGATCCCGGCTGTTGTGTCCCTGAGCGTAACCCTGGTCCTGCTGGTCGGCGGAGTGTTGCTGTCGCTGTACAAGACCCGCGGCCAGCCGCCCGCCAAGATCTGA
- a CDS encoding membrane dipeptidase: protein MRKLLIALLLLVSLSALAVLGLPRVIDAQMNSVASPPPYPASASAQKLHQGLFVADLHDDALLWERDLLKRYDYGHSDLPRMLEGRLGLQVFSTVTKTPRGLNMESNAADSDNITLLAMAQRWPRETWNSLLQRALYQAQKLQDAAHASEGRLVLIRSRADLARFIAAWDKDPQRVAGLLATEGLQPIENQLENVDTLFDAGFRIAGLTHFFDNEVGGSAHGLAKGGLTPLGRQVIARLEEKAMLVDLAHASRPLIDDVLAMATRPVLVSHTGVEGTCPGTRNLSDKHLQAIAATGGVIGIGYWSTAVCDTSVAAIVKAIRYTADKVGVEHVALGSDFNGTVHTPFDVTGLAQITEGLQTAGFDNDAIAAIMGGNVQRLLLASLPEK from the coding sequence ATGCGCAAACTGCTGATCGCCCTGCTTCTGCTGGTTTCCCTCTCTGCCCTCGCCGTACTGGGCCTGCCCCGAGTCATCGACGCGCAGATGAACAGCGTCGCCAGCCCGCCACCCTATCCGGCCAGCGCCAGCGCGCAGAAGCTGCACCAGGGGCTGTTCGTCGCCGACCTGCACGACGACGCCCTGCTCTGGGAGCGCGACCTGCTCAAGCGCTACGACTACGGTCACTCCGACCTGCCACGCATGCTCGAAGGGCGCCTCGGCCTGCAGGTGTTCTCCACCGTGACCAAGACGCCACGCGGGCTGAACATGGAGAGCAACGCCGCCGACAGTGACAACATCACCCTGCTGGCCATGGCCCAGCGCTGGCCGCGGGAAACCTGGAACAGCCTGCTGCAGCGCGCCCTGTACCAGGCGCAGAAGCTGCAGGATGCGGCGCACGCCAGCGAAGGTCGCCTGGTGCTGATTCGCAGCCGCGCGGACCTGGCCCGCTTCATCGCGGCCTGGGACAAAGACCCGCAGCGTGTGGCAGGCCTGCTCGCCACCGAGGGCCTGCAGCCCATCGAGAACCAGCTGGAGAACGTCGATACGCTGTTTGATGCGGGCTTTCGTATCGCCGGTCTGACCCATTTCTTCGATAACGAAGTGGGCGGCTCGGCCCACGGCCTGGCAAAAGGCGGGCTGACGCCGCTGGGACGCCAGGTGATCGCGCGTCTGGAAGAAAAAGCCATGCTGGTGGACCTGGCCCACGCCTCGCGCCCGCTGATCGACGATGTGCTGGCCATGGCCACGCGCCCGGTACTGGTCTCACATACCGGTGTCGAAGGCACCTGCCCCGGCACGCGCAATCTCAGCGACAAGCACCTGCAGGCCATCGCCGCCACGGGCGGGGTGATCGGTATCGGCTACTGGAGCACCGCCGTGTGCGACACCTCGGTCGCCGCCATCGTCAAAGCCATTCGTTATACGGCGGACAAGGTCGGCGTCGAGCACGTCGCCCTGGGCTCGGACTTCAATGGCACCGTGCATACACCATTCGACGTCACCGGCCTGGCGCAAATTACCGAGGGGCTGCAAACCGCCGGCTTCGACAATGACGCCATTGCCGCGATCATGGGCGGCAATGTACAGCGCCTGCTGCTGGCCAGCCTGCCGGAGAAATGA
- a CDS encoding alpha/beta hydrolase: MTAPMILQPPQSADASVIWLHGLGADRYDFLPVAEMLQERLPSTRFILPQAPTRPVTINGGWSMPSWYDILAMSPARAIDQAQLEESADQVIALIEAERESAIAPERIVLAGFSQGGAVVLHTAFMRYPQPLGGVLALSTYAPTFSDDMPLADTKRQLPVLCLHGRFDDVVTPDMGRAAYDRLHACGVPVQWREYPMAHEVLPEEIRDIAEWLSQLLAD, encoded by the coding sequence ATGACCGCACCCATGATTTTGCAGCCCCCACAATCCGCCGATGCCAGCGTGATCTGGCTGCATGGGCTGGGGGCTGACCGCTACGATTTCCTGCCGGTCGCCGAGATGTTGCAGGAACGCCTGCCCAGCACACGCTTCATCCTGCCGCAGGCGCCAACCCGCCCGGTAACCATCAACGGCGGCTGGAGCATGCCGAGCTGGTACGACATCCTCGCCATGAGCCCGGCCCGCGCCATCGATCAGGCGCAACTGGAAGAGTCCGCCGACCAGGTGATCGCCCTGATCGAAGCCGAGCGCGAAAGCGCCATCGCCCCTGAACGCATCGTCCTGGCAGGCTTTTCCCAAGGTGGCGCGGTGGTGCTGCACACTGCCTTTATGCGCTATCCACAGCCCCTCGGCGGGGTGCTGGCACTCTCGACCTACGCACCGACTTTCAGCGATGACATGCCGCTGGCGGATACAAAAAGACAACTGCCGGTGCTTTGTTTGCATGGCAGATTCGACGACGTGGTGACACCCGACATGGGGCGTGCCGCGTACGACCGCCTGCACGCCTGTGGGGTGCCGGTGCAATGGCGCGAATATCCGATGGCGCACGAGGTGCTGCCGGAAGAGATTCGCGATATCGCCGAATGGTTGAGCCAGCTGCTGGCCGACTGA
- the mntP gene encoding manganese efflux pump MntP — protein sequence MNPLSLLLLSFAMSTDAFAAAIGKGSGLHKPRFAEALRAGLIFGTIEAITPIIGWLIGQAASRFVLEWDHWIAFVLLVGLGGHMIHAGLSADDDAPEDKPSRHSFWVLAVTAVATSIDALAVGVSLAFVEVNILVAALCIGLATTLMVTLGMLLGRMLGQLVGKRAEIVGGVVLMLVGATILYEHFASL from the coding sequence TTGAATCCTCTCTCGCTGCTTCTTCTGTCTTTCGCCATGTCGACGGATGCCTTCGCGGCTGCCATCGGCAAGGGCTCGGGCCTGCACAAGCCACGCTTTGCCGAAGCCCTTCGCGCTGGGTTGATCTTTGGCACCATCGAGGCCATCACGCCGATCATCGGCTGGCTGATCGGCCAGGCAGCCAGTCGTTTCGTCCTCGAGTGGGATCACTGGATCGCCTTCGTGTTGCTGGTCGGACTTGGGGGGCACATGATCCATGCCGGGCTCAGCGCCGATGACGATGCGCCTGAAGACAAGCCCTCGCGCCATTCCTTCTGGGTGCTGGCCGTCACTGCCGTGGCCACCAGCATCGACGCGCTGGCCGTTGGCGTGAGCCTGGCTTTCGTCGAGGTGAACATCCTGGTCGCTGCACTGTGTATCGGTCTGGCCACCACCCTGATGGTGACATTGGGCATGTTGCTTGGTCGTATGCTGGGCCAACTGGTCGGCAAGCGTGCCGAGATCGTCGGCGGTGTGGTGCTGATGCTAGTTGGCGCGACGATTCTCTACGAACACTTTGCGAGTCTGTGA
- a CDS encoding acyl-CoA synthetase, which yields MSTAPLIRTLQDIEQIESTPLSDRDLPSSTFELIRRTAQASPEAAALSFILQGTGEETPLRLNYTELLGKITQTANAFHRLGLRPGKAVSFLLPNLPQTHYTIWGGEAAGIVNAINPLLDPEHIAELIHASNSELLVTLAPFPGAELWDKIDALREQLPELKAILCVDMANLLPEPQRSALRAQRGPLPEGVLDFDETIAACPADHLESGRVIAADDIASYFHTGGTTGTPKLAPHSHGNEVAMAYSMNLVTRFGPGDVTLCGLPLFHVNGVIVTGMTAFIGGAEVLLATPQGYRNTTLISNFWKVIARHKVSFFSGVPTIYAGLLQIPSEGHDLSSLKYALCGAAPMPVELIRQFEAKTGLTLLEGYGLTEGTCGSCANPPAGERRPGSIGLPMPYCEVRIKVLDEQGRYLRDAEQDEIGNLCIRGATVFKGYLQASKNAGIWVDGDWFNTGDLGRVDADGYIWLTGRSKDLIIRGGHNIDPQMIEEALHKHPAVAMAAAVGKPDEKAGELPVVYVQLKPGAQTSEAELLEHAAAHIPERAAVPKDAWIIDAIPLTAVGKTFKPALRFDAIARVYQAAVDELHPAVRVEVLSDDKAGQLAHIHLPNQDQALAASIAERLSGYAVGHRIHFSA from the coding sequence ATGAGCACAGCGCCCCTCATTCGCACCCTGCAGGATATCGAACAGATCGAGAGCACCCCGCTGAGTGATCGCGACCTGCCCAGCAGCACCTTCGAGCTGATTCGCCGCACGGCGCAGGCCAGCCCCGAGGCAGCGGCGCTGTCGTTCATTCTCCAGGGCACGGGAGAGGAAACCCCGCTGCGCCTGAACTATACCGAGCTGCTCGGCAAGATCACCCAGACCGCCAACGCCTTCCACCGCCTGGGCCTGCGCCCGGGCAAGGCGGTGTCCTTCCTGCTGCCCAACCTGCCGCAGACCCACTACACCATCTGGGGTGGCGAGGCCGCCGGCATCGTCAATGCGATCAACCCGCTGCTCGATCCCGAGCACATCGCCGAGCTGATCCACGCATCCAACTCCGAGCTGCTGGTGACCCTGGCGCCCTTCCCCGGCGCCGAGCTGTGGGACAAGATCGATGCCCTGCGCGAACAGTTGCCGGAGCTGAAAGCGATTCTCTGCGTGGACATGGCCAACCTGCTGCCCGAACCGCAACGCAGCGCGCTCAGGGCCCAGCGCGGCCCGCTGCCGGAGGGCGTGCTGGATTTCGATGAAACCATCGCCGCCTGCCCCGCCGATCACCTGGAAAGCGGTCGCGTGATCGCCGCCGACGACATCGCCAGCTACTTCCACACCGGCGGCACCACCGGTACGCCCAAGCTGGCGCCGCACAGCCACGGCAACGAAGTGGCGATGGCCTACAGCATGAACCTGGTCACCCGCTTCGGCCCGGGCGACGTGACGCTCTGCGGCCTGCCGCTGTTCCACGTCAACGGCGTGATCGTCACCGGGATGACGGCTTTCATCGGCGGCGCAGAAGTGCTGCTGGCAACGCCGCAGGGCTACCGCAACACCACACTGATCAGCAATTTCTGGAAGGTGATCGCGCGCCACAAGGTCAGCTTCTTCAGCGGTGTTCCGACCATCTATGCCGGCCTGCTGCAGATTCCCAGCGAGGGTCATGACCTGTCCTCGCTGAAATACGCCCTGTGCGGCGCCGCGCCCATGCCGGTGGAACTGATACGCCAGTTCGAGGCCAAGACCGGCCTGACCCTGCTCGAAGGCTATGGCCTGACCGAAGGCACCTGCGGCAGCTGCGCCAACCCGCCAGCGGGTGAACGCCGCCCCGGCTCCATCGGCCTGCCCATGCCGTACTGCGAAGTGCGCATCAAGGTACTCGACGAGCAGGGACGCTATCTCCGGGATGCCGAGCAGGATGAGATCGGCAACCTGTGCATCCGCGGTGCCACGGTATTCAAGGGCTATCTGCAGGCGAGCAAGAACGCCGGCATCTGGGTCGATGGCGACTGGTTCAATACCGGCGACCTCGGTCGCGTCGATGCTGACGGCTACATCTGGCTGACCGGGCGCAGCAAGGACCTGATCATCCGCGGCGGTCACAACATCGACCCGCAGATGATCGAGGAAGCCCTGCACAAACACCCCGCCGTGGCCATGGCCGCTGCAGTGGGCAAGCCAGACGAGAAGGCCGGCGAATTGCCGGTGGTCTACGTGCAGCTCAAGCCAGGCGCGCAGACCAGCGAAGCCGAGCTGCTGGAACATGCCGCCGCACATATTCCCGAGCGCGCCGCGGTGCCCAAGGACGCCTGGATCATCGATGCAATCCCGCTCACCGCGGTGGGCAAGACCTTCAAACCAGCGCTGCGTTTCGATGCCATCGCCCGCGTTTACCAGGCGGCTGTCGATGAGCTGCATCCGGCTGTTCGGGTCGAAGTGCTGAGCGATGACAAGGCCGGTCAACTGGCCCATATCCACCTGCCGAACCAGGATCAGGCATTGGCTGCCAGCATTGCCGAGCGTCTGTCCGGCTACGCGGTGGGCCATCGCATCCACTTCTCAGCGTGA
- a CDS encoding FAD-binding oxidoreductase: protein MQHCDYLIIAGASTGYFLASHGKTQLLEREAQPGYHSTGRSAALYTVAYGTPQVRALTAASRVFYDAPPTGFAEHPLLTPRGELVVDFSGDAAELQRQYEQAREHVAEARLLSADEACALVPVLRRELVHGALFDPSAADIDTAALHQGYLRGIRQQGGEIHCQREVISISRLADGWQVDCAGQSYRASVLINAAGAWCDEIAGLAGLSGIGLQPKRRAAFTFNGLEGIDCQHWPALVSLDESFYIKPDAGLLLGSPANADPVAPHDVQPEELDIALGIHQIETHTTLQIRRPAHTWAGLRSFVADGDLVGGFDTQAENFFWVAAQGGYGIQTSAAMGQACAALIRRQPLPQPLLEAGLSEAMLSPARLSSCQAR from the coding sequence ATGCAACACTGCGACTACCTCATCATTGCCGGCGCTTCAACCGGCTACTTTCTCGCCAGCCATGGCAAGACGCAGCTGCTCGAGCGCGAGGCGCAGCCCGGCTATCACTCCACCGGCCGCTCGGCGGCGCTGTATACCGTCGCCTACGGCACGCCCCAGGTCCGCGCGCTGACGGCCGCCAGCCGCGTTTTCTACGATGCCCCGCCAACCGGCTTCGCCGAGCATCCCTTGCTCACGCCACGTGGCGAGCTGGTGGTGGATTTCAGCGGTGACGCAGCCGAGCTGCAGCGCCAGTACGAGCAGGCCCGTGAGCATGTTGCAGAGGCTCGCCTGCTCAGTGCTGACGAGGCCTGCGCGCTGGTTCCGGTGCTGCGCCGTGAGCTGGTGCATGGCGCACTGTTTGACCCTAGCGCCGCTGATATCGACACCGCAGCGCTGCACCAGGGCTACCTGCGCGGCATCCGCCAACAGGGCGGGGAGATTCATTGCCAGCGCGAGGTCATCAGCATCAGCCGCCTCGCCGACGGCTGGCAGGTGGATTGCGCCGGACAGAGCTATCGCGCGAGCGTATTGATCAATGCCGCCGGTGCCTGGTGCGACGAGATCGCTGGCTTGGCCGGCCTATCCGGCATCGGGTTACAGCCCAAGCGGCGCGCCGCCTTCACCTTCAACGGCCTGGAGGGCATCGACTGCCAGCACTGGCCGGCACTGGTGAGCCTGGACGAATCGTTCTACATCAAGCCCGATGCCGGTCTTTTACTCGGTTCGCCAGCCAATGCCGACCCGGTGGCGCCGCATGACGTGCAGCCGGAAGAGCTGGACATCGCCCTGGGCATCCACCAGATCGAAACCCACACCACGCTGCAGATTCGTCGTCCGGCGCATACCTGGGCCGGCCTGCGCAGCTTCGTCGCCGATGGCGATCTGGTTGGAGGTTTCGATACCCAGGCCGAAAACTTCTTCTGGGTGGCAGCGCAAGGCGGCTACGGCATCCAGACCAGCGCCGCCATGGGCCAGGCCTGCGCGGCGCTGATTCGCAGGCAACCCTTGCCGCAACCTTTGCTCGAGGCGGGCCTGAGTGAAGCGATGCTCAGCCCGGCACGGCTGTCGTCATGCCAGGCGCGCTGA
- the rhlB gene encoding ATP-dependent RNA helicase RhlB, which produces MLKALKKMFGKAEDEQPQPAPSPVTAPAQSSDAEHKRPRQNKPARTASESAGDSPAQQQPRPPKADKPRREHPAKPVSTWKLEDFVVEPAEGKTRFHDFKLAPELMHAIHDLGFPYCTPIQAEVLGYTLKGQDAIGRAQTGTGKTAAFLISIITQLLQTPPPKERYMGEPRALIIAPTRELVVQIAKDAAELTKYTGLNVMQFVGGMDFDKQLKQLESRFCDILVATPGRLLDFNQRGEVHLDMVEVMVLDEADRMLDMGFIPQVRQIIRQTPMKGDRQTLLFSATFTEDVMNLAKQWTVNPAIVEIEPENVASDTVEQHVYAVASADKYKLLYNLISQNDWTRVMVFANRKDEVRRIEERLTRDGISAVQMSGDIPQHKRIRALEGFREGKIRVMVATDVAGRGIHVDAISHVINFTLPEDPDDYVHRIGRTGRAGTSGTSISFAGEDDAFALPPIEALIGRKIQCEMPPDELLKPVPRKH; this is translated from the coding sequence GTGCTCAAAGCACTCAAGAAAATGTTCGGCAAAGCCGAAGACGAGCAGCCACAACCAGCGCCGTCACCCGTAACAGCGCCCGCCCAGAGCAGTGACGCAGAGCACAAGCGTCCCCGCCAGAACAAGCCCGCCCGCACTGCCAGCGAGAGCGCAGGCGACAGCCCGGCGCAGCAACAGCCCCGCCCGCCCAAGGCCGACAAGCCACGCCGCGAGCACCCAGCCAAGCCAGTAAGCACCTGGAAACTGGAAGATTTCGTGGTCGAGCCGGCCGAAGGCAAGACCCGTTTCCATGACTTCAAGCTTGCCCCCGAGCTGATGCATGCCATTCATGATCTGGGTTTCCCCTACTGCACGCCGATCCAGGCTGAGGTACTGGGCTACACCCTCAAGGGCCAGGATGCCATTGGCCGCGCCCAGACCGGTACCGGCAAGACCGCCGCGTTCCTTATCTCGATCATCACCCAGCTGCTGCAGACCCCGCCGCCGAAAGAGCGCTACATGGGCGAGCCACGCGCGCTGATCATCGCGCCAACCCGCGAACTGGTGGTGCAGATCGCCAAGGACGCTGCCGAGCTGACCAAATACACCGGCCTGAATGTCATGCAGTTCGTCGGCGGCATGGACTTCGACAAGCAGCTCAAGCAACTGGAGTCGCGTTTCTGCGACATCCTCGTGGCCACCCCGGGCCGCCTGCTGGACTTCAACCAGCGCGGCGAAGTGCACCTGGACATGGTCGAGGTGATGGTGCTGGACGAAGCCGACCGCATGCTCGACATGGGCTTCATCCCGCAGGTGCGCCAGATCATCCGCCAGACGCCGATGAAAGGTGACCGCCAGACCCTGCTGTTCTCCGCCACCTTCACCGAAGACGTGATGAACCTGGCCAAGCAATGGACGGTCAACCCCGCCATCGTCGAGATCGAGCCGGAGAACGTCGCCAGCGATACCGTCGAGCAGCACGTGTACGCCGTAGCCTCGGCTGACAAGTACAAACTGCTCTACAACCTGATCAGCCAGAACGACTGGACGCGGGTCATGGTCTTCGCCAACCGCAAGGACGAAGTACGGCGCATCGAAGAGCGCCTGACCCGCGACGGTATCAGCGCCGTGCAGATGTCCGGTGATATCCCGCAGCACAAGCGTATCCGCGCCCTGGAAGGCTTCCGCGAGGGCAAGATCCGCGTCATGGTCGCCACTGACGTCGCCGGTCGCGGCATCCACGTCGATGCCATCAGCCATGTGATCAACTTCACCCTGCCGGAAGACCCGGACGACTATGTGCACCGCATCGGTCGTACCGGCCGCGCCGGCACCAGCGGCACCTCGATCAGCTTCGCCGGCGAGGACGACGCCTTCGCCCTGCCGCCGATCGAAGCGCTGATCGGCCGCAAGATCCAGTGCGAAATGCCGCCGGACGAACTGCTCAAGCCGGTGCCGCGCAAGCACTGA
- a CDS encoding GGDEF domain-containing protein, with amino-acid sequence MKPAHWQADLQQVQQLRLFHNVATSSLDQLLREFRACELEAGEVLLSPFNRNQHLYLLIEGQLRVYLGSLDNQAVSTLEVGDCAGEISFIDNEHPSAYVVAERPSIVLRLHRESLVALFQQSPQMMQNLLELLCDRVRQGNRQILDSEQNANVDTLTGCFNRRWLEHVFERESTRCAFNDEPMSLLMLDVDHFKAYNDQHGHLAGDYALCLVAHTLSSQLRPKDSLIRFGGEEFVILLPEIADEAARGIGERLRIGLEQIASFYSPVGVLPGVTISIGLAQMQHKDSLQSLIARADAALYQAKQQGRNCLCG; translated from the coding sequence ATGAAACCGGCGCACTGGCAGGCAGACCTGCAGCAAGTTCAACAGTTGCGACTATTTCATAATGTCGCCACCAGCAGCCTGGACCAGTTGCTGCGAGAATTTCGCGCCTGCGAGCTGGAAGCCGGCGAAGTGCTGCTCTCCCCCTTCAATCGCAACCAGCACCTCTATCTGCTGATCGAGGGCCAACTGCGCGTCTACCTCGGGTCACTGGACAACCAGGCCGTCAGCACCCTCGAAGTCGGTGACTGCGCCGGTGAAATCAGCTTCATCGACAACGAACATCCCTCCGCCTACGTCGTGGCCGAGCGCCCCTCCATCGTCCTGCGCCTGCACCGAGAGTCACTGGTGGCGTTGTTCCAGCAATCCCCACAGATGATGCAGAACCTGCTGGAGCTGCTCTGCGATCGCGTGCGCCAAGGCAACCGGCAGATTCTCGACAGTGAGCAGAACGCCAACGTCGACACCCTCACCGGCTGCTTCAACCGGCGCTGGCTGGAACACGTGTTCGAGCGTGAGAGCACCCGCTGTGCCTTCAACGACGAACCCATGTCATTGCTGATGCTCGATGTCGACCACTTCAAGGCCTACAACGACCAGCACGGCCACCTGGCCGGCGATTACGCCTTATGCCTGGTGGCGCATACCCTGAGCAGCCAGCTAAGGCCGAAGGACAGCCTGATACGTTTCGGTGGCGAGGAGTTCGTCATTCTCCTGCCGGAGATCGCCGATGAGGCTGCACGCGGTATCGGTGAGCGCCTGCGTATCGGCCTGGAGCAGATCGCGTCCTTCTATTCGCCGGTTGGCGTGCTGCCCGGCGTCACCATCTCCATCGGCCTGGCGCAGATGCAGCACAAGGACAGCCTGCAAAGCCTTATCGCGCGTGCTGACGCGGCGCTATACCAGGCCAAGCAACAGGGGCGTAACTGCCTCTGCGGCTGA